The following are from one region of the Streptomyces tuirus genome:
- a CDS encoding glycine-rich domain-containing protein, with protein sequence MTATANDQRTGRAVAGEELFQSLAHFVIVHNGQSLERAERIADQAVAFVATAATAIVPMVPSDDVDLGLHALILHTKEYADLCERYAGRFLHHNPKPGGGARDPKQVAASARAMKTAGFMVFDDLWTVNGTNLAQCDSDCGRPYGQA encoded by the coding sequence ATGACGGCAACGGCGAACGACCAGAGGACCGGCCGCGCGGTGGCCGGCGAGGAACTGTTCCAGAGCCTCGCCCACTTCGTGATCGTCCACAACGGGCAGTCACTCGAGCGTGCCGAGCGGATCGCGGACCAGGCGGTCGCCTTCGTGGCCACCGCAGCCACCGCGATCGTCCCCATGGTTCCGTCGGATGACGTGGACCTGGGTCTCCACGCGCTCATCCTGCACACGAAGGAGTACGCCGACCTGTGCGAGCGGTACGCGGGCCGCTTCCTGCACCACAACCCGAAGCCCGGTGGCGGGGCCCGCGACCCGAAGCAGGTCGCCGCTTCGGCTCGCGCCATGAAGACGGCGGGCTTCATGGTCTTCGATGACCTGTGGACCGTGAACGGCACGAACCTTGCCCAGTGCGACTCCGACTGCGGCCGCCCGTACGGCCAGGCGTAA
- a CDS encoding protein kinase family protein: MSGSPSELPIVVLDALMPTSQRLVLNRRGSMVWEVQSHRGRYAVKVGYPIEATADWPAQPWTALAPAREGAVLHRLGCDDFAYGEWERGTWNFQPWHEGPDLHQLWEPCRSKDRSIAPDPRVALGCVEVLAELHAKGWAHGDVQPAHFIVGSERTHLIDLALARGGHVPEGYDFPFRGCLVHYEAPEIARSVLATGQAEPTPEADIYALGASLLISATGWRAVEYPDDAPRPVQREAVANGRRRAVKAPGELGELIEAMLSHAPEDRPAIYEVAEALS, translated from the coding sequence TTGTCCGGCTCACCCTCTGAACTGCCGATCGTGGTGCTCGACGCCCTGATGCCCACGTCTCAGCGCCTGGTCCTGAACCGCCGGGGCTCCATGGTCTGGGAGGTGCAGAGCCATCGAGGCCGTTACGCCGTCAAGGTCGGCTATCCGATCGAGGCTACGGCCGACTGGCCCGCCCAGCCCTGGACCGCCCTCGCGCCCGCACGCGAGGGTGCCGTGCTGCATCGCCTCGGTTGCGACGACTTCGCGTACGGAGAATGGGAGCGCGGGACGTGGAACTTCCAGCCGTGGCATGAAGGGCCGGACCTGCACCAGTTGTGGGAGCCCTGCCGCAGTAAAGACCGGTCCATCGCACCGGACCCCCGTGTGGCGTTGGGGTGTGTCGAGGTCCTGGCCGAACTGCACGCCAAGGGCTGGGCCCACGGCGACGTACAGCCCGCCCACTTCATCGTCGGGTCGGAGCGAACACACCTCATCGACCTGGCTCTAGCCCGAGGCGGACACGTCCCTGAGGGCTACGACTTCCCGTTCCGCGGCTGCCTGGTCCACTACGAGGCACCGGAGATCGCCCGTAGCGTGCTCGCCACGGGCCAGGCCGAGCCCACGCCGGAAGCAGACATCTACGCTCTCGGCGCCTCGCTGCTCATCTCGGCCACCGGCTGGCGGGCTGTCGAGTACCCGGACGACGCTCCACGTCCCGTCCAGAGAGAGGCCGTAGCCAACGGCAGACGCCGCGCCGTAAAGGCGCCCGGTGAGCTGGGCGAGTTGATCGAGGCAATGCTCAGTCATGCTCCCGAAGACCGGCCGGCCATCTACGAGGTGGCCGAAGCTCTGAGCTGA
- a CDS encoding GntR family transcriptional regulator, which produces MSKHAHAGEVIEFVPDIPRWRQVAEVVRGRIADGTYPPRTRVPSVVQLTSEFGVANATAHKVLRALREEGLTYTEPGLGSFVAERPRNAGAEEKA; this is translated from the coding sequence ATGTCCAAGCATGCGCATGCTGGTGAGGTGATTGAGTTCGTTCCTGACATTCCCCGGTGGCGGCAGGTGGCCGAGGTGGTTCGCGGCCGGATCGCGGATGGCACGTATCCGCCGCGCACCCGTGTTCCCTCCGTGGTGCAGCTCACCTCGGAGTTCGGAGTCGCCAACGCGACAGCGCACAAGGTGCTCCGCGCGTTGCGGGAGGAAGGGCTGACGTATACCGAGCCTGGCCTCGGGTCGTTCGTCGCTGAGCGGCCACGGAATGCCGGTGCCGAGGAGAAGGCATAG